The following are from one region of the Novipirellula artificiosorum genome:
- a CDS encoding tRNA-queuosine alpha-mannosyltransferase domain-containing protein, whose protein sequence is MHCLLIEPYYGGSHRAFADSIVRRSRHDWSVLRGKPVHWKWRMRSSALDLAVAADRMVDQRQGDGEPPFDVVACSSMLDLPSWRGLVRSPQLFSAVSIIYFHENQWMYPLSPEARHDLHYGYTNLLSMFAADRCYFNSRYHCDGFLEAAESMVRRMPDSLSIHDFARLRRKSEVIPPGFEPIPCTRGAEHRASGEAFAGHPRIGWVARWEHDKRPDQFYELLQRLQDRGIDFRLVLLGQRSAETPAALRRVRQAFGARILVDGFAESTAEYHESLRQIDFIVSTAEHEFFGIAVCEAIDAGAIPILPDRLSYPELVSDRFRYSSLDDAVERIAQLTDPQRLREASFQARSEIQQLAAEKSIARFDDAMERLFASS, encoded by the coding sequence ATGCATTGCCTGTTGATCGAGCCCTATTACGGTGGCAGCCATCGGGCGTTTGCCGACAGCATCGTTCGTCGCAGTCGTCACGATTGGTCGGTGCTTCGCGGTAAACCCGTCCATTGGAAGTGGCGCATGCGGTCCTCGGCGCTGGACCTTGCGGTTGCCGCTGACCGAATGGTTGACCAGCGGCAAGGTGACGGCGAACCGCCCTTTGATGTGGTCGCTTGTTCGTCGATGTTGGATCTGCCTTCGTGGCGAGGGCTCGTGCGATCACCGCAGTTGTTCAGCGCGGTGAGCATCATCTATTTCCATGAAAACCAATGGATGTACCCCTTGTCCCCCGAAGCCCGTCACGATCTTCATTATGGCTACACCAACTTGTTGAGCATGTTCGCGGCGGATCGTTGCTATTTCAATTCTCGCTACCATTGCGATGGCTTCCTTGAAGCGGCGGAGTCGATGGTGCGCCGCATGCCGGATTCACTTTCGATCCACGATTTTGCGAGGTTGCGACGCAAATCCGAGGTGATTCCGCCGGGCTTTGAGCCAATCCCCTGCACTCGAGGTGCTGAGCATCGGGCGTCTGGGGAAGCCTTTGCGGGGCACCCTCGGATCGGCTGGGTAGCACGATGGGAGCACGACAAACGGCCGGATCAATTTTATGAGTTGCTGCAGCGGCTGCAGGATCGTGGCATCGATTTTCGGCTGGTGCTACTCGGACAGCGATCGGCGGAAACGCCTGCGGCCCTGCGTCGTGTTCGGCAAGCATTCGGGGCGAGGATTCTTGTCGATGGGTTTGCGGAATCGACGGCCGAGTATCATGAGTCGCTTCGCCAGATCGATTTTATTGTGTCGACCGCGGAGCACGAGTTTTTTGGGATCGCGGTTTGTGAAGCGATCGATGCTGGCGCCATTCCGATTCTTCCCGATCGGCTTAGCTATCCCGAGTTGGTTAGCGACCGTTTTCGCTACAGCAGCTTGGACGATGCGGTCGAACGGATTGCCCAATTAACGGATCCACAGCGACTTCGTGAGGCATCGTTCCAGGCGAGATCGGAGATCCAGCAATTGGCGGCCGAGAAATCAATCGCGAGGTTTGACGATGCGATGGAAAGATTGTTTGCATCGTCCTGA
- a CDS encoding glycyl-radical enzyme activating protein, with amino-acid sequence MKEFFVHAYREPLVVLLLLGLFGRVGMSQPYLQAATTDGSVEHSLGAIVDSLVEIDALVDKAIAADQIPGAVVTIGHREAIVWNRSTRSWSCPKKKSISSSSDGRAVCCMIRALSMRFNPRVFCDLGFSFWGGPMDPGVVFNIQRFSIHDGPGIRTTVFLKGCPLQCPWCHNPESQDAKPVIGFLPDRCIGCEACLETCPEKIAEPLDWNPQGRGDLSRCTICGTCTETCPAGARKWIGDTYTVDELMAQVDKDRVFYEESGGGVTFSGGEPTTPSRNSGFLLACLEACEEQGYHRTVDTSGFTPRKIMMSVAARTDLFLYDLKHMDDRLHRQHVGVSNQPILENLKAISDYGSEVWIRIPLIPSVNDDRSNLDATAAFVAGLSKTYPVFLLPYHNTGSDKHRRLGTSNLMQEISPPTQEQTETAAERFRLLGLDVTIGGSR; translated from the coding sequence GTGAAAGAATTTTTCGTGCATGCTTATCGTGAACCACTCGTCGTTTTATTGCTCCTTGGTCTGTTCGGTCGTGTTGGGATGTCACAGCCGTATTTGCAGGCGGCGACGACCGATGGTTCCGTCGAGCACTCGCTAGGGGCGATTGTAGACTCGCTTGTTGAAATCGATGCACTCGTCGACAAGGCGATCGCAGCGGATCAAATCCCCGGAGCGGTTGTTACGATTGGGCATCGGGAAGCGATCGTTTGGAACCGCTCGACCAGGTCATGGTCTTGTCCCAAAAAGAAATCGATCAGTTCAAGCAGCGACGGGAGAGCTGTTTGCTGTATGATCAGGGCACTCTCGATGAGGTTCAACCCTAGAGTCTTTTGTGATCTTGGTTTCTCGTTTTGGGGCGGTCCGATGGACCCCGGTGTCGTTTTCAACATTCAACGTTTTTCGATTCATGATGGGCCCGGAATCCGTACAACCGTGTTCCTGAAAGGCTGTCCGCTGCAGTGTCCGTGGTGTCATAATCCCGAAAGCCAGGATGCGAAACCAGTGATCGGCTTTCTGCCGGATCGGTGCATTGGTTGCGAAGCGTGTCTGGAAACTTGTCCTGAAAAGATCGCCGAACCACTTGATTGGAACCCGCAAGGCCGCGGCGATTTGTCGCGGTGCACGATTTGTGGTACCTGTACGGAAACATGTCCTGCAGGTGCTCGAAAGTGGATTGGGGACACCTACACCGTCGACGAGTTGATGGCTCAAGTCGATAAGGATCGCGTTTTTTATGAGGAATCGGGCGGAGGTGTCACCTTTTCTGGTGGCGAGCCCACGACGCCAAGTCGCAATTCGGGATTTTTACTTGCCTGTTTGGAGGCGTGTGAAGAGCAAGGCTACCACCGCACGGTCGATACCTCGGGCTTTACGCCACGCAAAATCATGATGTCGGTCGCAGCGCGGACGGATCTCTTTCTTTATGATCTGAAGCATATGGATGATCGCCTGCACCGCCAGCACGTTGGCGTCAGCAACCAGCCGATCCTGGAAAATCTGAAGGCGATCAGCGATTATGGGTCGGAGGTTTGGATACGCATTCCTTTGATCCCCAGCGTGAATGACGATCGGAGTAATCTTGACGCGACGGCCGCCTTTGTGGCGGGTTTGAGCAAAACCTATCCGGTTTTCCTGCTTCCGTACCACAACACGGGGAGCGACAAACACCGACGACTTGGGACAAGCAATTTGATGCAAGAGATTTCACCACCGACGCAAGAACAGACCGAAACGGCTGCGGAACGGTTCCGCTTGCTTGGTCTCGACGTCACCATCGGAGGCTCACGATGA
- a CDS encoding rhodanese-like domain-containing protein: MSEVQTISVRDLAALEAKESIELIDVRTPAEFRGIHAESARNLPLDALDPDAIMKNRSGQADAPLYVICRSGGRATKACQQFIQAGYNNVVNVEGGTSAWDSAGLPVVRGKQTMSLERQTRIAVGVIVLISGVLAVAVNPYFAVIAAMMGAGLAFAGITDSCMLGMMLAKMPWNQAGTEVQACAVK; this comes from the coding sequence ATGAGCGAAGTCCAAACCATCAGCGTACGAGATTTAGCGGCACTCGAAGCAAAAGAAAGCATTGAATTGATCGATGTTCGGACGCCAGCCGAGTTTCGAGGTATCCACGCGGAGTCCGCCCGCAACCTTCCACTCGATGCACTCGATCCCGATGCGATCATGAAAAACCGATCGGGACAAGCGGATGCCCCCCTCTACGTCATCTGTCGATCGGGTGGACGAGCGACGAAGGCATGCCAACAATTCATTCAGGCCGGGTACAACAACGTGGTCAATGTTGAGGGCGGCACGTCGGCATGGGACAGCGCAGGATTGCCTGTGGTGCGTGGAAAACAAACTATGTCACTCGAGCGACAAACACGAATCGCGGTCGGTGTGATCGTGTTAATCAGTGGCGTCCTCGCGGTAGCGGTCAACCCGTATTTTGCAGTCATCGCGGCCATGATGGGGGCTGGATTGGCCTTCGCTGGAATCACCGACAGCTGCATGTTGGGAATGATGCTGGCTAAGATGCCATGGAACCAAGCGGGCACGGAAGTTCAGGCGTGTGCAGTAAAATAA
- a CDS encoding ArsR/SmtB family transcription factor: MRSGSPGGASDLRTSPPGGTKEFSPAAECLKTLAHPVRLRIVQLLLHRRYSVGELADDCGIPDNVASEHLRLMQRCGFFDSQREGRKVFYRVAEPHLASLMKCIENRYIGSLPQDH, translated from the coding sequence ATGCGGTCAGGTAGTCCGGGCGGAGCTTCCGATCTTCGGACCTCGCCACCGGGGGGGACGAAAGAGTTCTCGCCTGCGGCAGAATGCCTCAAGACGCTCGCTCATCCGGTACGATTGCGGATCGTTCAGTTGCTACTGCATCGCCGATACAGCGTGGGCGAACTAGCCGACGACTGCGGGATTCCCGATAACGTGGCGTCCGAACACCTTCGGCTGATGCAGCGTTGCGGGTTCTTTGACAGCCAGCGTGAAGGACGCAAGGTGTTTTACCGCGTTGCGGAACCCCATCTTGCCAGTCTGATGAAATGCATCGAAAATCGCTACATTGGCTCGCTGCCCCAAGACCACTGA
- a CDS encoding DsrE family protein, with protein sequence MMSRPYRVVLMIALVCTLPNSLLAQGGRGFDEAMKNHPVPEQPSSAAPPSRVVGNEAPRRRIENFGAVVPLPTAAAQPRSGSKILVDLTGGGAPELPNRSIETVARFVNIYSAAGEKNATASFVVVLHGDAVLMALNSDAYGERFDTDGNPNFEVLRALHESGVEFYVCGQSLIKAGAKPEEVLVFADVAVSALTALVNLQADGYAYVPLP encoded by the coding sequence ATGATGAGTCGTCCGTATCGTGTCGTTTTGATGATCGCGTTGGTCTGCACGCTCCCCAATTCGCTTTTGGCGCAAGGGGGTCGTGGGTTCGACGAAGCGATGAAGAACCACCCGGTTCCGGAGCAGCCCAGCTCCGCTGCGCCACCATCCCGGGTGGTCGGAAACGAAGCGCCACGTCGACGGATCGAAAACTTTGGCGCCGTCGTGCCGTTACCGACCGCGGCAGCGCAACCGCGCTCCGGCAGCAAGATCCTGGTCGATCTGACCGGCGGTGGGGCGCCGGAACTCCCCAACCGATCCATCGAAACGGTCGCGAGATTCGTCAACATCTATAGCGCTGCAGGCGAAAAGAACGCAACGGCCAGCTTTGTCGTCGTGCTGCATGGCGATGCCGTTTTGATGGCGCTCAACAGCGATGCCTACGGCGAGCGTTTCGATACCGATGGCAACCCCAACTTCGAAGTCTTGCGGGCCCTGCATGAGTCCGGAGTCGAGTTTTATGTTTGCGGGCAATCGTTGATCAAGGCGGGAGCCAAGCCAGAGGAGGTGTTGGTGTTCGCCGATGTTGCCGTGTCCGCACTGACCGCCTTGGTGAATCTACAAGCGGACGGCTATGCCTACGTCCCACTCCCTTAG
- a CDS encoding efflux RND transporter periplasmic adaptor subunit yields MKSRFPRKLFSLAGRLVGIVCGITVLVLTIAWLSGMFVEKTSPGWNDRGVAVASDQPTDVVHEIRKEYIEEAIGTLKASSRTVVSSKLLATIERINVTAGDEVTAGQELIRLDGKEYQTRLDQAKQALEGATAHRAQAQRNFDRVHLLMQQNAASPSDKEMATRDLQVAQAEENRARQAVSEAAVMISYTKIITAKNGRIVDRFAEPGDIAKPGEPILVLYDATSLRLEAPVMEHLAVKLRIGDQLKVFVDALDKEYDATIDEIVPQADAPSRSFLVKASLPKSNDLYEGMFGRLRIPAGERRHLCLADDAVIRVGQLEFVDVVLPDDTIERRLIKSGQMGMPGRHEVLSGLKAGEKVMLQQTPQM; encoded by the coding sequence ATGAAATCTCGATTCCCTCGCAAGTTGTTTTCCCTCGCCGGTCGGCTTGTTGGCATCGTTTGTGGGATAACCGTCTTGGTGCTTACCATCGCGTGGTTGTCAGGGATGTTTGTTGAAAAGACGTCGCCCGGATGGAACGATCGTGGTGTCGCGGTGGCCTCCGACCAACCGACCGACGTCGTTCACGAAATTCGCAAGGAGTACATCGAAGAGGCGATTGGGACCTTGAAAGCGTCCAGCCGCACCGTTGTCTCATCGAAGTTGTTGGCAACCATCGAAAGGATCAACGTGACCGCGGGTGACGAAGTCACCGCCGGCCAAGAACTGATCCGGCTCGACGGCAAGGAGTACCAGACGCGGTTGGATCAAGCCAAGCAGGCACTCGAAGGTGCGACCGCGCACCGTGCCCAGGCTCAGCGAAATTTCGACCGTGTTCATTTGTTGATGCAGCAGAATGCGGCCTCGCCATCCGATAAAGAAATGGCGACGCGGGACTTGCAGGTGGCTCAAGCCGAGGAAAACCGTGCACGCCAAGCCGTTTCCGAGGCGGCTGTGATGATCTCCTACACGAAAATCATCACGGCCAAGAACGGTCGCATTGTCGATCGGTTTGCCGAGCCCGGCGACATTGCCAAGCCGGGCGAGCCGATTTTGGTTCTATATGATGCAACCTCGTTACGGCTGGAAGCACCCGTGATGGAGCATTTGGCTGTGAAGCTGAGGATCGGCGACCAGCTGAAAGTCTTTGTCGATGCGCTCGACAAAGAATATGACGCAACGATCGATGAAATCGTACCGCAAGCGGATGCGCCAAGTCGGTCGTTCTTGGTCAAAGCGAGTTTGCCGAAGTCCAATGATCTGTACGAAGGGATGTTTGGACGATTGCGAATCCCCGCGGGCGAACGCCGCCATCTGTGCCTCGCTGACGACGCGGTGATCCGCGTCGGGCAATTGGAGTTCGTCGATGTGGTCTTGCCCGACGACACGATCGAACGACGGCTGATCAAGAGCGGTCAAATGGGAATGCCGGGCCGCCACGAAGTGCTGAGCGGATTAAAAGCGGGCGAAAAAGTGATGCTGCAGCAGACACCGCAGATGTAG
- a CDS encoding serine hydrolase domain-containing protein: MLRCSRLTAMLLVFSCFTLSVGYADDVTAKRSAPAVEAIDQAMQAFVDSGDLSGAVTLVGHDRKIVHYGAVGHADLDSGKPMTRQTLFSIASMTKPITSTAVMMLVEEGKLDLDDEVSKFIPAFASVKLSNGESPQRQITLRDCLTHTSGLHGTQSFSDSLREAVDELSQRPLAFEPGSKWKYSPGLNVAARIVEIVSEQPFEAFLQKRIFDPLGMKNTTFYPESKQQRRIATQYRLSDERKLQAVEDNRITNLSSDPNWPRTQGPNPSGGLYSTARDLFAFYQMILNQGQFRGTRLLTKESIEQMTSPQTADLETGFTPGNCWGLGWCIIRDPQGVSEMLSPGTFGHGGAFGTQGWVDPKTKTISILMIQRTDLPNSDNSEMRAALHRSAAESIGIEPSR, from the coding sequence ATGCTACGCTGCTCGCGTTTAACGGCCATGCTCTTGGTGTTTTCTTGCTTCACTTTATCCGTGGGGTACGCAGACGACGTCACAGCCAAGAGGTCAGCGCCTGCTGTTGAGGCGATTGACCAAGCCATGCAGGCATTTGTTGATTCGGGCGATCTGTCGGGCGCCGTAACGCTGGTTGGGCATGATCGCAAAATTGTTCATTATGGTGCGGTGGGTCATGCCGATCTTGACTCGGGAAAACCGATGACACGACAGACCCTATTTTCGATCGCGTCGATGACCAAACCGATTACCTCCACAGCAGTGATGATGTTGGTTGAGGAAGGCAAACTTGACCTTGATGACGAGGTCAGCAAGTTCATTCCTGCTTTCGCCTCCGTCAAACTTAGTAACGGTGAATCGCCACAGCGACAAATCACGCTTCGCGATTGTCTGACTCACACCTCGGGACTCCATGGCACGCAAAGTTTTAGCGATTCACTCAGGGAAGCGGTTGACGAATTATCACAACGACCCCTCGCCTTTGAACCCGGCAGCAAATGGAAATACAGCCCCGGGTTGAACGTCGCCGCAAGGATCGTGGAGATTGTTTCGGAACAACCTTTCGAGGCTTTTCTGCAGAAGCGGATCTTCGACCCCCTGGGAATGAAGAACACCACCTTCTATCCGGAGTCGAAACAGCAGCGACGGATCGCAACGCAGTACCGCCTTAGCGATGAACGAAAATTGCAGGCGGTCGAAGACAACCGCATTACGAATCTCTCGTCTGACCCCAATTGGCCTCGAACGCAAGGTCCGAATCCCTCGGGCGGACTGTACTCCACTGCTCGTGATCTGTTCGCGTTCTATCAGATGATTCTCAATCAAGGTCAATTCCGTGGCACGCGACTGTTAACCAAGGAATCGATTGAGCAGATGACGTCGCCTCAAACGGCTGACTTGGAAACCGGATTTACACCGGGTAACTGCTGGGGACTCGGGTGGTGCATCATTCGCGATCCGCAAGGTGTGTCCGAGATGTTGTCGCCGGGAACCTTTGGCCACGGTGGTGCGTTCGGCACTCAGGGTTGGGTCGATCCAAAAACCAAAACGATTTCCATCTTGATGATCCAGCGAACCGATTTGCCGAACAGTGACAATTCGGAAATGCGAGCGGCGCTTCACCGTTCCGCGGCGGAGTCGATTGGGATCGAACCCAGCCGATAA
- the hypD gene encoding trans-4-hydroxy-L-proline dehydratase has protein sequence MMKERVCRLRQRSVETKPSISAERAELLTQFYREHEGKHSVPVLRAMSFQYLCEHKTIFIGEDELIVGERGPRPAVTPTFPELTCHSIEDLEILNIREKTSYDVPDRVIAAYEAEVIPYWRGRSIRDRVFPLLPPSWHDAYEAGVFTEFMEQRAPGHTVADGKIYQKGLLDFKQEIAESIACLDFIHDAHAFQKREQLWAMTIAADAAIRFAQRHAELARTMASATEDPLRRVELEQIAATCDRVPANRPRTFREALQAYWFYHLGVITELNGWDSFNPGHLDHHLGPFYEKETADGTLTRESAKELLECWWIKFNNHPAPPKVGVTAAESGTYTDFANINIGGLRRDGSDAVNEVSYLLLEVIDEMHLLQPSNNIQLSRKNPDRFVKAAARVIRQGYGFPSVFNADGVVEQLLRQGKRVEDAREGGTSGCVESGAFGKEAYILTGYFNLVKVLELTLHNGIDPRTGKQLGPQTGDPRSFASFDELFEAWRQQVQHFVDLKLTGNHVFEQMYAQNAPAPFLSIITDDCIRNGKDYNAGGARYNTNYIQGVGIGSLSDSFSAIQHHVYRENTVKLDELLTAIDSDFQSNERLRQSLLNKTPKYGNDDAAADELMVRCFNAFFDAVEGRPNTKGGEYHIDMLPTTCHVYFGTVTGATADGRQAGMPLSEGISPVQGADRNGPTAVLKSAAKMDHVKTGGTLLNIKFTPQLLKGDEGINHMSHLIRSYFKLDSHHVQFNVVSAAKLREAQADPDRYRDLIVRVAGYSDYFCDLSKALQDEIITRTEHESF, from the coding sequence ATGATGAAGGAACGAGTTTGCCGACTGAGGCAGCGAAGCGTCGAAACGAAGCCGTCGATTTCGGCCGAACGGGCCGAGCTACTGACTCAGTTCTACAGGGAGCACGAGGGCAAGCACTCGGTGCCAGTTCTGCGAGCGATGTCCTTTCAGTACCTCTGTGAGCACAAGACGATCTTCATCGGAGAAGACGAGTTGATTGTGGGCGAACGGGGACCGCGTCCTGCGGTCACGCCAACGTTCCCTGAATTGACCTGCCACAGCATCGAAGACTTGGAAATTCTCAACATCCGCGAAAAAACCAGCTACGACGTCCCCGATCGAGTGATCGCCGCCTACGAAGCCGAAGTGATTCCCTATTGGCGTGGTCGGTCGATTCGTGACCGCGTCTTCCCGTTATTGCCACCGTCGTGGCACGATGCCTATGAAGCAGGCGTGTTCACGGAGTTCATGGAGCAACGTGCTCCGGGGCATACGGTTGCAGATGGAAAAATCTATCAAAAAGGATTGCTCGATTTTAAGCAGGAAATCGCTGAATCGATCGCCTGCCTTGACTTCATCCATGATGCCCACGCGTTTCAAAAGCGGGAACAATTGTGGGCCATGACGATCGCGGCGGATGCGGCCATTCGTTTTGCCCAGCGGCATGCGGAGCTTGCCCGAACCATGGCATCCGCAACCGAGGATCCGCTGCGAAGAGTGGAGCTCGAACAGATCGCAGCCACCTGCGATCGTGTGCCAGCCAACCGACCGCGAACGTTTCGTGAAGCACTGCAAGCGTACTGGTTCTATCATCTTGGAGTGATCACCGAGCTGAATGGATGGGATTCGTTCAACCCGGGACACCTCGACCACCATCTTGGACCGTTTTACGAGAAGGAAACGGCCGATGGAACGCTTACTCGTGAATCGGCAAAAGAGCTCCTGGAATGTTGGTGGATCAAATTCAATAATCATCCCGCGCCTCCCAAGGTGGGCGTGACGGCGGCGGAAAGTGGTACCTACACCGACTTTGCGAATATCAATATCGGTGGGCTCCGCCGTGATGGTTCGGACGCCGTGAACGAGGTGTCGTACCTGCTGCTTGAAGTGATCGATGAAATGCATCTGTTGCAGCCGAGCAACAATATCCAACTTTCGCGTAAGAACCCTGATCGGTTTGTGAAGGCAGCTGCCAGGGTGATTCGCCAGGGCTACGGCTTTCCATCGGTGTTCAATGCCGATGGCGTCGTGGAACAGTTGCTGCGACAAGGAAAACGTGTGGAAGACGCTCGCGAGGGCGGCACCAGCGGATGCGTCGAATCGGGCGCGTTTGGCAAAGAAGCTTACATCTTGACCGGGTATTTCAATCTCGTCAAAGTCCTTGAACTGACGCTTCACAACGGCATCGACCCTCGCACGGGAAAACAGTTGGGCCCGCAAACGGGTGATCCTCGGAGCTTTGCGTCGTTCGATGAATTGTTCGAGGCGTGGCGTCAACAAGTGCAACACTTCGTGGATCTGAAGTTGACCGGAAATCATGTCTTTGAACAAATGTATGCGCAAAATGCTCCGGCCCCTTTCTTATCGATCATCACCGATGACTGCATTCGCAACGGCAAAGACTACAACGCGGGCGGAGCGCGTTACAACACCAACTACATTCAAGGGGTTGGCATTGGAAGCCTGAGTGATAGCTTCTCGGCGATCCAACATCACGTGTACAGAGAAAACACGGTGAAGCTCGATGAATTGCTTACGGCGATCGACAGCGACTTCCAATCAAACGAACGATTGCGACAGAGCTTGTTGAACAAAACCCCCAAGTATGGCAATGACGATGCGGCTGCGGACGAGTTGATGGTCCGTTGCTTCAATGCGTTCTTTGACGCGGTCGAGGGCCGGCCCAATACCAAAGGGGGCGAATACCACATCGACATGCTGCCCACGACTTGCCACGTCTATTTTGGTACGGTCACCGGTGCAACCGCGGACGGTCGGCAAGCAGGCATGCCGCTATCGGAGGGGATTTCTCCGGTGCAGGGTGCCGATCGCAATGGCCCAACGGCCGTGCTGAAATCCGCTGCGAAAATGGATCATGTGAAAACGGGTGGAACGCTCTTGAACATCAAGTTCACGCCGCAGCTGCTCAAAGGCGACGAGGGGATCAATCACATGTCCCATTTGATCCGCAGTTACTTCAAGCTGGACAGCCACCATGTCCAGTTCAATGTCGTCAGCGCCGCGAAGCTTCGCGAAGCCCAAGCCGACCCCGATCGGTATCGGGATCTGATTGTGCGAGTTGCTGGTTACAGCGACTACTTTTGTGATCTTTCGAAAGCGCTTCAAGACGAGATCATTACTCGAACGGAACACGAGTCGTTTTAA
- a CDS encoding DUF1559 domain-containing protein produces MMKSNPGSQNRLGFTLVELLVVIAIIGVLVGLLLPAVQAAREAARRMSCSNNVKQLGLAIHNYHSAFNQLPQELSGPHRSPLWLHEQAPPGDQWQVQRLDMNCMGTNSFLVALLPFVEQQPLWEQISNPRDNNGDGIVDIGPFGYAADSDAGNNYEPWLTEVPGFRCPSDPGTGAPAHGRSNYGACMGDAHDYQMQGTWEWDMTARKGWPAERSPAATRGMFIGRTPTRFRDVLDGLANTVMCGEHATDLNDQDVRTNALNDGACRLDYAPTVQAWKDPLRPTNWNDTADLNCNSGTGWTLRYGRGFRWHSGYINDTGFTTIGPPNSASCAFNTGDWFPHRDGGIYSASSRHQGGCHVAMGDGAVKFITDSIEAGNQDADPVKWDGTGLSRPGSKSPYGLWGALGTRSSKETASTGDL; encoded by the coding sequence ATGATGAAATCAAATCCTGGAAGCCAGAATCGTCTTGGCTTCACCCTTGTCGAGCTCTTGGTGGTGATCGCGATCATCGGGGTGCTTGTGGGGCTATTGTTGCCTGCGGTCCAGGCAGCTCGTGAAGCGGCTCGCCGTATGAGTTGCAGCAACAATGTCAAGCAGCTTGGCTTGGCAATTCACAATTACCATTCCGCTTTTAACCAACTGCCACAGGAGCTGTCCGGTCCTCACCGTTCGCCGCTTTGGCTGCACGAACAAGCGCCTCCTGGCGACCAGTGGCAAGTGCAACGCCTCGACATGAACTGCATGGGAACCAACAGTTTCTTGGTGGCTCTGCTTCCCTTCGTCGAACAACAACCTCTTTGGGAACAAATCTCCAATCCTCGCGACAACAACGGTGACGGCATCGTCGACATCGGTCCGTTCGGTTACGCAGCGGACTCCGACGCGGGTAACAATTACGAGCCTTGGTTGACCGAGGTTCCTGGTTTTCGCTGCCCAAGTGACCCCGGTACCGGGGCTCCCGCACACGGCCGAAGCAATTACGGTGCATGCATGGGCGATGCTCATGACTACCAAATGCAAGGCACGTGGGAATGGGACATGACCGCTCGAAAGGGCTGGCCCGCAGAGCGTTCACCCGCTGCGACGCGTGGTATGTTCATTGGACGTACTCCGACGCGATTCCGAGATGTTCTTGATGGTTTGGCCAACACCGTGATGTGTGGCGAACACGCAACCGACTTGAATGACCAGGACGTTCGAACGAACGCGCTCAATGACGGTGCCTGCCGTTTGGATTACGCTCCGACGGTTCAAGCTTGGAAAGACCCGCTCCGTCCCACCAATTGGAACGACACGGCGGACTTGAATTGCAATTCGGGCACAGGCTGGACCCTGCGATATGGTCGCGGTTTCCGCTGGCACAGCGGTTACATCAACGACACCGGCTTCACCACGATTGGGCCTCCGAACTCGGCATCGTGTGCCTTCAACACCGGCGACTGGTTCCCCCATCGTGATGGGGGCATCTACTCGGCCAGCAGCCGCCATCAAGGCGGTTGTCATGTCGCGATGGGTGACGGGGCGGTGAAGTTCATCACCGATTCGATCGAAGCCGGCAACCAAGACGCCGACCCGGTAAAATGGGACGGAACCGGCCTCAGCCGACCAGGCTCCAAGAGTCCCTACGGTTTGTGGGGTGCTCTCGGTACGCGTTCTTCGAAGGAAACGGCCAGCACGGGCGATCTATAG